From a region of the Bradyrhizobium diazoefficiens genome:
- a CDS encoding DUF3572 domain-containing protein, giving the protein MKKPVHNPREVAEIVAIQALSFVAGEPERLGLFLAETGVGPETLRNAAADPNFLLSVLDFVLRDDATVKAFAGSVELHPTNIAAARQILGDALGDPSWERDVP; this is encoded by the coding sequence TTGAAAAAGCCTGTTCACAACCCCCGCGAAGTCGCTGAAATCGTTGCGATTCAGGCGTTGTCCTTCGTCGCGGGCGAGCCCGAGCGGCTGGGCCTGTTCCTGGCCGAGACAGGGGTCGGCCCGGAGACCCTGCGCAATGCCGCTGCGGACCCCAACTTCCTGCTCAGCGTGCTCGATTTCGTGCTGCGCGATGACGCGACCGTGAAGGCCTTTGCCGGCTCTGTGGAACTGCATCCGACCAACATCGCAGCGGCGCGGCAGATCCTCGGAGACGCGCTCGGCGATCCCTCCTGGGAGCGCGACGTGCCGTGA
- a CDS encoding ACT domain-containing protein: MAGERALDALLRHMKPELRPGSFVFCTIPPNDGIPATVSPLLTFREQEGTTLVILREEAEAAGLRYAFASRLITLTVHSSLDAVGFLAAITARLAAAGISVNAVSAFHHDHLFVPADRADEAMAVLQDMSGTRQL; this comes from the coding sequence ATGGCAGGCGAACGTGCTCTCGATGCGCTGCTGAGGCACATGAAGCCGGAGCTACGGCCGGGCAGTTTCGTATTCTGCACGATTCCGCCAAACGACGGCATTCCAGCAACGGTCAGTCCGCTTCTGACGTTTCGCGAGCAGGAAGGAACGACGCTGGTGATCTTGCGCGAAGAGGCGGAAGCCGCGGGACTACGCTACGCGTTCGCCTCGCGCCTGATCACCTTGACGGTTCATTCGTCGCTGGACGCGGTCGGATTCCTGGCTGCGATCACGGCCCGTCTGGCCGCAGCTGGCATCAGCGTGAACGCCGTTTCGGCCTTCCACCACGACCATCTCTTTGTGCCGGCCGACCGAGCCGATGAAGCGATGGCTGTTCTGCAAGACATGTCCGGCACGAGGCAATTGTAG
- a CDS encoding glycerophosphodiester phosphodiesterase, producing MRAPDWLTARPVAHRGLHDISRGIVENMPGAVQAAIAGNFSIEVDIQLSADGEAMVHHDHALGRLTEATGDVISKTAAELKAIKFKDTDERMMSLSDLCAIVAGRVPLVIEVKSHFGGDRKLVKRMAAVLATYQGPAVGMSFDPDQVLALRELLPSHPRGIVAQRTYEDDYWAKLTPAQRNSMLYLRHGFQTQPHFVAFRVDDLPAPAPWIARNVFGCALLGWTVRTPEQRTRVAQYADQMIFEGFVP from the coding sequence ATGCGCGCTCCGGATTGGCTGACAGCCCGGCCGGTCGCCCATCGCGGGCTGCATGACATCTCCCGTGGCATCGTGGAAAACATGCCGGGCGCGGTGCAAGCTGCGATCGCAGGCAATTTCTCGATCGAGGTCGACATCCAGCTCTCGGCCGACGGCGAGGCCATGGTGCATCACGATCATGCCCTCGGCCGCCTCACCGAGGCGACCGGTGACGTGATCTCGAAGACCGCAGCCGAGCTGAAGGCCATCAAGTTCAAGGACACGGACGAGCGAATGATGTCGCTGTCCGACCTCTGCGCCATCGTCGCCGGGCGCGTGCCGCTGGTGATCGAGGTCAAGAGCCATTTTGGCGGCGACCGCAAGCTGGTGAAGCGGATGGCCGCGGTGCTCGCCACCTACCAGGGCCCCGCCGTCGGCATGTCCTTCGATCCCGACCAGGTGCTGGCATTGCGCGAGTTGTTGCCCTCCCATCCGCGCGGCATCGTCGCCCAGCGGACCTATGAGGACGACTACTGGGCCAAGCTCACGCCGGCGCAGCGCAACAGCATGCTCTACCTGCGCCACGGCTTCCAGACCCAGCCGCACTTCGTCGCCTTCAGGGTCGACGACCTCCCGGCCCCCGCCCCCTGGATCGCCCGCAACGTCTTCGGCTGCGCCCTGCTCGGCTGGACCGTCCGCACACCGGAACAGCGGACGCGCGTCGCGCAATATGCAGACCAGATGATCTTCGAGGGGTTCGTGCCGTAG
- a CDS encoding DNA polymerase IV, which translates to MSGAVPAGPRCFCRDCLADLDMGVRRCSACGSPRLVRHRALASLTIAHIDCDAFYATVEKRDNPEIADKPVIIGGGKRGVVSAACYIARTYGVRSAMPMYRALEACPHATVIRPDMAKYVRVGREVRQAMQALTPLVEPLSIDEAFLDLSGTERVHGMIPAKVLARFARDVERDIGISVSVGLSCNKFLAKIASDLDKPRGFAALDQEEAHLMLAPRPVGFIFGVGPATQERLVQRGFRIIADIQKADEIEMMRQFPSDGRRLWRLARGIDDRRIEPDRGAKTISSETTFETDISDFATLEKILWRLCEKTSSRLKSSELAGSTVTLKLKTADFRQRTRSQSIAAPTQLAAKIFAICREMLAKEIDGTAFRLMGAGVSALREGSPADDTDMLDRRAAHAERAVDSLRKKFGSAAVIRGIAYEGPEKAQE; encoded by the coding sequence GTGAGCGGCGCCGTCCCGGCCGGGCCCCGCTGCTTCTGCCGGGATTGTCTGGCCGATCTGGACATGGGGGTGCGGCGTTGCTCGGCCTGCGGTTCCCCTCGCCTCGTCCGCCACCGCGCGCTCGCGAGCCTCACCATCGCCCATATCGACTGCGACGCCTTCTACGCGACGGTCGAGAAGCGGGATAATCCCGAGATTGCCGACAAGCCCGTCATCATCGGCGGCGGCAAGCGCGGCGTGGTGTCGGCCGCCTGCTACATCGCGCGCACCTATGGCGTGCGCTCCGCGATGCCGATGTACAGGGCGCTGGAAGCCTGCCCGCACGCGACCGTGATCCGCCCCGACATGGCCAAATATGTCCGCGTCGGCCGCGAGGTGCGCCAGGCCATGCAGGCGCTGACGCCGCTGGTCGAGCCGCTCTCGATCGACGAAGCCTTCCTCGATCTCTCCGGCACCGAACGGGTGCACGGCATGATCCCGGCAAAGGTGCTGGCGCGCTTTGCCCGCGACGTCGAGCGCGACATCGGCATCTCCGTCTCGGTCGGGCTGTCCTGCAACAAGTTCCTGGCCAAGATCGCCTCCGATCTCGACAAGCCGCGCGGCTTTGCCGCGCTCGATCAGGAGGAAGCTCATTTGATGCTCGCTCCAAGGCCGGTCGGCTTCATCTTCGGCGTCGGACCTGCCACGCAGGAGCGCCTCGTGCAGCGCGGCTTCCGCATCATCGCCGACATCCAGAAGGCCGACGAGATCGAGATGATGCGGCAGTTTCCGAGCGACGGCCGCAGGCTTTGGCGGCTCGCGCGCGGCATCGACGACCGCCGCATCGAGCCCGATCGCGGCGCCAAGACCATTTCGAGCGAGACGACCTTCGAGACGGACATCAGCGATTTCGCGACGCTGGAGAAGATCTTATGGCGGTTGTGCGAAAAGACATCGTCGCGGCTCAAGAGCAGCGAACTCGCCGGCTCGACCGTCACGCTGAAGCTGAAGACCGCCGATTTCCGCCAGCGCACGCGATCTCAGTCGATCGCAGCGCCAACGCAGCTCGCCGCAAAGATCTTTGCGATCTGCCGCGAGATGCTGGCGAAGGAGATCGACGGCACCGCTTTCCGCCTGATGGGCGCCGGCGTCAGCGCGCTGCGCGAGGGCTCGCCGGCCGACGACACCGACATGCTCGACCGACGCGCTGCGCACGCCGAACGCGCCGTGGACAGCCTGCGCAAGAAGTTCGGCAGCGCCGCAGTGATCCGCGGCATCGCCTATGAGGGTCCCGAGAAGGCGCAGGAGTGA
- a CDS encoding AzlD domain-containing protein: protein MSSAQAIGDWDALVVLFVAGVVPNQIWRMLGLWFGGGIDEGSELLVWVRAVATAILAGVIAQIVVEPPGALASVPEGLRYGAVGAGLVVFLLTRRSIFAGVVTGEAFMLAGEWWLG, encoded by the coding sequence ATGAGCTCCGCGCAAGCGATCGGCGACTGGGATGCGCTGGTGGTGCTGTTCGTCGCCGGCGTCGTTCCCAACCAGATATGGCGCATGCTGGGCCTGTGGTTCGGCGGCGGCATCGACGAGGGATCCGAGCTCCTGGTCTGGGTCCGGGCGGTTGCAACCGCCATCCTGGCCGGTGTCATCGCGCAGATCGTGGTCGAGCCGCCAGGTGCGCTGGCGAGCGTCCCGGAAGGTTTGCGCTACGGCGCAGTTGGCGCCGGCCTCGTCGTCTTCCTGCTGACCCGCCGCTCGATTTTCGCGGGCGTGGTGACCGGCGAAGCCTTCATGCTGGCTGGCGAGTGGTGGTTGGGTTAA
- the tsaA gene encoding tRNA (N6-threonylcarbamoyladenosine(37)-N6)-methyltransferase TrmO has product MVRKNELREGEVAIDLPPAEDAGLVFIGRIRTPWTSRMETPRQGRQDGPICRLEIFEPFVPAIKGVDFYSNLEVLYWLDKSRRDIILQSPKNNEKTRGTFSLRSPVRPNPIGTSIVKLVGIEGNTILVRGLDCIDDTPLIDIKPDRCEFTPLAAPQPGDFQTE; this is encoded by the coding sequence ATGGTTCGCAAAAACGAGCTCCGCGAGGGCGAGGTCGCCATCGACCTGCCGCCCGCAGAGGATGCCGGTCTGGTCTTCATCGGCCGCATCCGCACGCCCTGGACCTCGCGGATGGAGACACCGCGTCAGGGACGTCAGGACGGCCCGATATGCCGCCTCGAGATCTTCGAACCGTTCGTGCCGGCCATCAAGGGCGTCGATTTCTACAGCAATCTCGAAGTGCTGTACTGGCTCGACAAGTCGCGCCGCGACATCATTCTGCAAAGCCCGAAGAATAACGAGAAAACCCGTGGCACGTTTTCGCTGCGCTCGCCCGTCCGTCCCAATCCGATCGGCACGTCGATCGTGAAACTGGTCGGCATCGAGGGCAACACGATCCTGGTGCGCGGGCTCGATTGCATCGATGACACGCCGCTGATCGACATCAAGCCCGATCGCTGCGAGTTCACGCCGCTGGCCGCACCGCAGCCTGGGGATTTTCAGACCGAGTGA
- a CDS encoding RidA family protein, producing the protein MPKLDHLRPSGLHHNPAYSHVVTATGARTIYISGQVSVDEEGRIVGEGDIAAQTTQVMQNLGHALKAAGASYANIVKITTFVVNYKPELRPIIGKARSAFLEGMEPPASTLVGVSALAAPEWLIEIEAVAVAD; encoded by the coding sequence ATGCCCAAGCTCGATCATCTGCGTCCCAGCGGCCTGCATCACAATCCCGCTTACTCCCATGTCGTCACGGCCACGGGGGCGCGGACCATCTACATCTCCGGGCAGGTCTCGGTGGACGAGGAGGGGCGGATCGTCGGCGAGGGGGATATTGCCGCGCAGACCACGCAGGTGATGCAGAATCTCGGGCACGCCCTGAAGGCGGCCGGTGCGAGCTACGCCAACATCGTGAAGATCACGACCTTCGTCGTGAACTACAAGCCGGAGCTGCGCCCGATCATCGGCAAGGCCCGCTCAGCCTTCTTGGAAGGTATGGAGCCGCCGGCCTCTACGCTCGTCGGCGTTTCCGCGCTCGCAGCGCCGGAATGGCTGATCGAGATCGAGGCGGTCGCGGTCGCGGATTGA
- a CDS encoding cell envelope integrity EipB family protein, protein MLHVFRTSLGVMALAVASFGLGDGAQAANGPFLPHEALYDLSLVKSRSNSINSARGRILYNFTGSSCEGYTSEFRQVSELDSGEGKVTLSDLRSNSWEDAAGKSYRFKIETRMNEADAGRVDGSAERDGDHINVKLKLPAPKSFTLDGNIVFPTEQIQRIIAAAKEGKSLLELSVYDGSDDGQKVYNTLTVIGQPIPADRPTGSDPSTSDEHMKSLMRWPVTVSYFDRDAKQNEGEQTPVYAMSFELYENGVSRRLVLDYNDFVISGAMGKFDVKDSKPCK, encoded by the coding sequence ATGCTGCACGTTTTCCGGACTTCGCTCGGTGTGATGGCGCTCGCGGTGGCCAGTTTCGGCCTTGGCGACGGCGCGCAGGCCGCCAACGGTCCGTTCCTGCCGCACGAGGCACTCTACGACCTCAGTCTGGTGAAGTCGCGCTCCAACTCGATCAACAGCGCGCGTGGCCGCATCCTCTACAACTTCACCGGAAGCTCGTGCGAAGGCTACACGTCCGAATTCCGCCAGGTCTCCGAGCTCGACAGCGGCGAGGGCAAGGTCACGCTCAGCGACCTCCGCTCCAATTCCTGGGAGGACGCCGCCGGGAAAAGCTACCGCTTCAAGATCGAGACGCGCATGAACGAGGCCGACGCCGGTCGTGTCGACGGCTCGGCCGAGCGCGACGGCGACCACATCAACGTCAAGCTGAAGCTGCCGGCGCCGAAGAGTTTCACCCTCGACGGCAACATCGTGTTCCCGACCGAGCAGATCCAGCGCATCATCGCCGCCGCCAAGGAGGGCAAGTCGCTGCTCGAACTCTCCGTCTATGACGGTTCCGACGATGGCCAGAAGGTCTACAACACGCTAACCGTGATCGGCCAGCCGATCCCCGCCGATCGCCCCACCGGATCCGATCCGTCCACATCGGACGAGCACATGAAATCGCTAATGCGCTGGCCGGTCACCGTCAGTTACTTCGACCGCGACGCCAAGCAGAACGAGGGCGAGCAGACGCCGGTCTATGCGATGTCTTTCGAGCTTTACGAGAACGGCGTCTCGCGCCGGCTCGTGCTCGATTACAACGATTTTGTGATCTCCGGCGCGATGGGCAAGTTCGACGTGAAGGACAGCAAGCCTTGCAAGTGA
- a CDS encoding RidA family protein, giving the protein MAGTVEQKLAGQGIKLHEAPTPVANYVPFVRTGNLLFVSGQVCFDPAGKLIAKGKLGAGVSIEDGAAAARGCAVNLLAQVKAALGDLDKVVRVVRLGGFINSAPDFLDGPKVLNGASDLMVAAFGDKGRHARTTVGVASLPADAAVEVDGVFEVA; this is encoded by the coding sequence ATGGCGGGCACGGTCGAGCAGAAACTGGCGGGACAGGGCATCAAGCTGCACGAGGCCCCCACCCCCGTTGCCAATTACGTCCCATTCGTGCGCACCGGTAATTTGTTGTTCGTCTCCGGCCAGGTCTGCTTCGATCCGGCCGGCAAGCTGATCGCCAAGGGCAAGCTCGGCGCGGGCGTCTCGATCGAGGACGGCGCGGCGGCCGCGCGCGGCTGTGCGGTCAATTTGCTGGCCCAGGTCAAGGCGGCGCTCGGCGACCTCGACAAGGTCGTGCGCGTGGTGCGCCTCGGCGGCTTCATCAACTCTGCCCCGGACTTCCTGGACGGGCCGAAGGTGCTGAACGGTGCCTCCGACCTGATGGTCGCGGCCTTCGGCGACAAGGGCCGCCATGCCCGCACCACCGTCGGCGTCGCCTCGCTGCCCGCGGATGCGGCAGTCGAGGTCGACGGCGTGTTCGAGGTCGCCTGA
- a CDS encoding GNAT family N-acetyltransferase translates to MASSEITLEAVPSIGEVAPEDWDACANPGQGCNGRGPEPSSGFPGDSPTLSKPAYNPFVSHAFLSAVEKSGSATIRTGWGPRHLVAKVDGRVAGVVPCYLKSHSQGEYVFDRGWADAYERAGGRYYPKLQVSVPFTPATGPRLLVRDDVDRGRIMDALASGLVALCGVSKASSVHVTFARKAEWKLLAEHGFLQRTDQQFHWHNEGFASFDDFLATLNSRHRKSIKRERRDALPAGITIHWLTGKDITEDAWDAFFEFYMETGSRKWGRPYLTREFFSLIGETMSQDVLLVMARRNNRWIAGAINFIGSDTLFGRNWGAVEHHPFLHFEVCYYQAIDFAIKRGLTHVEAGAQGEHKIARGYLPRMTHSAHFIADPGLRRAIDDYLKRERAYVAEAGRELAELGPFRKGADEAP, encoded by the coding sequence ATGGCATCATCCGAAATCACGCTCGAGGCCGTACCTTCGATTGGCGAAGTGGCACCGGAGGATTGGGACGCCTGCGCCAATCCCGGCCAAGGCTGCAACGGGCGTGGCCCGGAACCCTCATCCGGATTTCCAGGCGATTCCCCCACCCTCTCAAAGCCTGCCTATAATCCTTTCGTCTCGCACGCGTTTCTGTCTGCCGTCGAGAAATCGGGTTCGGCGACCATCCGCACTGGCTGGGGTCCCCGACATCTCGTGGCGAAGGTGGATGGCCGCGTCGCCGGCGTCGTGCCCTGCTATCTGAAATCGCATTCCCAAGGCGAGTACGTCTTCGACCGCGGCTGGGCGGACGCCTATGAGCGCGCAGGCGGGCGCTATTATCCAAAGCTCCAGGTCTCGGTTCCCTTCACCCCGGCAACAGGACCGCGGTTGCTGGTCCGCGACGACGTGGATCGCGGGCGCATCATGGACGCACTGGCGAGCGGGCTGGTGGCGTTGTGCGGCGTCAGCAAGGCCTCCTCCGTCCATGTTACCTTCGCGCGCAAGGCCGAATGGAAGCTGCTCGCCGAGCACGGCTTCCTGCAGCGCACCGACCAGCAGTTCCACTGGCACAACGAGGGCTTTGCCAGCTTCGATGACTTCCTGGCGACGCTGAACTCGCGCCACCGTAAATCGATCAAGCGCGAGCGGCGGGATGCGCTGCCCGCCGGCATCACCATCCACTGGCTGACGGGAAAAGACATCACCGAGGATGCCTGGGATGCCTTCTTCGAATTCTACATGGAGACCGGCTCGCGCAAATGGGGCCGCCCCTATCTGACGCGGGAATTCTTCTCGTTGATCGGGGAGACCATGAGCCAGGACGTGCTGCTGGTGATGGCCCGCCGTAACAATCGCTGGATCGCGGGTGCGATCAATTTCATCGGCTCGGACACGCTGTTCGGCCGCAACTGGGGCGCGGTCGAGCATCACCCGTTCCTGCATTTCGAGGTCTGCTATTACCAGGCGATCGACTTCGCCATCAAACGCGGCCTCACGCATGTCGAGGCCGGCGCGCAGGGGGAGCACAAGATCGCGCGCGGCTACCTGCCGCGCATGACCCATTCGGCCCACTTCATCGCCGACCCCGGGCTGCGCCGCGCCATCGACGATTATCTCAAGCGCGAGCGTGCCTACGTCGCTGAGGCCGGACGGGAGCTGGCCGAGCTTGGCCCGTTCCGGAAAGGCGCCGACGAGGCGCCTTGA
- a CDS encoding HIT family protein, which yields MTAYDPNNIFARILRGELPCNKVYEDEHVFAFLDIMPRVPGHTLVIPKVPARNILDIKPDDYAHVARGVHKIAAAAMKAFDADGITVQQFNEPAGGQVVFHLHVHVMPRHDGVAMLPPASRKEDAKVLEEHAAKLIAALKAGVRRVPGMTERLHSV from the coding sequence ATGACCGCCTACGATCCCAACAACATTTTCGCAAGGATTCTGCGCGGCGAACTGCCCTGCAACAAGGTCTATGAGGACGAGCACGTCTTCGCCTTCCTCGACATCATGCCGCGCGTGCCCGGCCACACGCTGGTGATTCCGAAGGTCCCTGCCCGCAACATTCTCGACATCAAACCGGACGACTACGCCCACGTCGCTCGCGGCGTGCACAAGATCGCGGCTGCCGCGATGAAGGCTTTCGACGCCGACGGCATCACCGTGCAGCAGTTCAACGAGCCTGCCGGCGGACAGGTGGTGTTTCACCTGCACGTGCACGTGATGCCGCGCCACGACGGCGTGGCGATGTTGCCGCCGGCGAGCCGCAAGGAAGACGCCAAAGTGCTGGAAGAACATGCGGCAAAGCTGATCGCGGCACTGAAGGCGGGCGTAAGGCGCGTTCCGGGAATGACGGAGAGACTTCACTCGGTCTGA
- a CDS encoding AzlC family ABC transporter permease → MALPPLDSPQWNSPWRAFAWGLRSITQTILTIVLFVTYLGIGALAHDTHFSLLWTLCSTLFVWAGPAQIILITTLGSGATIIQSAIAVTVSAIRLFPMVVSVLPLMRTPTTKRRELIFAAHLTAVTLWVECHRFLPQVPRERRIAFVNGLGCGLVSVCLTANTVGYFLAANLTQTLGAAILLLTPLSFLFSTARNSREVADVVALVLGLVLYPLAAKMNSGVDILVSGLMAGTIAYGMHWWREVRA, encoded by the coding sequence GTGGCGCTTCCTCCGCTCGATTCACCGCAATGGAATAGCCCCTGGCGCGCCTTCGCGTGGGGGCTGCGCTCGATCACGCAAACGATCCTCACGATCGTGCTGTTCGTGACGTATCTCGGCATCGGTGCGCTCGCCCATGACACTCATTTCAGCCTGCTCTGGACGCTCTGCTCGACATTGTTCGTCTGGGCAGGGCCGGCGCAGATCATCCTGATCACCACGCTTGGCTCCGGCGCCACCATCATCCAGTCGGCGATCGCAGTCACCGTCAGCGCTATCAGGCTGTTTCCGATGGTGGTCTCGGTGCTGCCCCTGATGCGCACGCCGACGACCAAGCGACGCGAGCTGATCTTTGCCGCGCATCTCACTGCTGTGACGTTGTGGGTCGAATGCCACCGCTTCCTGCCGCAGGTGCCGCGCGAGCGGCGGATTGCCTTCGTTAACGGCCTTGGCTGTGGCCTCGTCTCGGTCTGCCTCACCGCCAACACGGTCGGCTATTTCCTCGCCGCCAATCTGACGCAGACGCTGGGAGCGGCGATCCTGCTGTTGACGCCGCTGTCCTTCCTGTTCTCGACCGCGCGCAACAGCCGCGAGGTCGCCGATGTCGTCGCGCTGGTGCTGGGTCTGGTGCTGTATCCGCTGGCCGCGAAGATGAACTCCGGCGTCGATATCCTGGTCAGTGGACTGATGGCCGGCACGATCGCCTATGGCATGCATTGGTGGCGGGAGGTGCGTGCATGA
- a CDS encoding response regulator — MAKTVLIVEDNELNMKLFRDLLEAHGYQTSGTSNGYEALDLVRKMRPDLVLMDIQLPQVSGLEVTRWIKDDPELRSIPVVAVTAFAMKGDEERIREGGCEAYLSKPISVGKFIETVRRFIG; from the coding sequence ATGGCTAAGACCGTCCTGATCGTGGAAGACAACGAGCTCAACATGAAGCTCTTCCGCGACCTGTTGGAGGCGCATGGCTACCAGACCTCCGGCACCAGCAACGGATACGAGGCGCTCGACCTCGTTCGCAAGATGCGGCCCGACCTCGTGCTGATGGATATCCAATTGCCGCAGGTCTCGGGGCTCGAGGTGACGCGCTGGATCAAGGACGATCCGGAGCTGCGTTCCATTCCCGTCGTTGCGGTCACGGCGTTCGCGATGAAGGGCGACGAAGAGCGCATCCGCGAGGGCGGCTGCGAGGCCTATTTGTCCAAGCCGATCTCGGTCGGCAAATTCATTGAGACGGTCCGGCGTTTTATCGGATAG
- a CDS encoding PleD family two-component system response regulator, whose product MSARILVVDDVPANVKLLEARLSAEYFDVMTASNGTEALAICHRAECDIILLDVMMPDMDGFEVCRRLKTDPATHHIPVVMVTALDSPSDRNRGLEAGADDFLTKPVSDVVLIARVRSLTRLKMMTDELRMRAITSLEIGMQAPERSAVTDTGKGGRILLVDDRRSSYERLATILAAEHTIDVEPNPTEALFHAAEGNYDLLIVSLDLNNFDGLRLCSQARSLERTRHVPILAIADPENSTRLLRGLEIGVNDYLLRPIDRIELLARARTQIRRRRYTDHLRDNVQNSIEMAITDALTGLHNRRYMESHLATLAEQAATRGKPLALMILDIDFFKSINDNYGHDAGDDVLREFAVRVRKSIRGIDLACRYGGEEFVIVMPETDLHVAGMVAERLRRSIAGEAFAIHKGAKRIEVTISIGLTTLERKGEAVADVLKRADTALYRAKHDGRNRVVSQAA is encoded by the coding sequence GTGTCCGCGCGTATCCTGGTCGTCGATGACGTTCCCGCCAACGTCAAGCTCCTCGAAGCCCGCCTGTCCGCCGAATATTTCGACGTGATGACCGCCTCGAACGGCACCGAGGCGCTGGCGATCTGTCATCGCGCCGAATGTGACATCATCCTGCTCGACGTGATGATGCCCGACATGGACGGCTTCGAGGTTTGCCGCCGCCTCAAGACCGATCCGGCCACGCATCACATTCCCGTCGTCATGGTGACGGCGCTCGACAGTCCCTCTGACCGCAATCGCGGGCTCGAGGCCGGCGCCGATGACTTCCTGACCAAACCTGTCTCCGACGTCGTGCTGATCGCGCGGGTGCGCTCGCTGACGCGGCTGAAGATGATGACGGACGAACTGCGCATGCGCGCCATCACCTCGCTCGAGATCGGCATGCAGGCGCCCGAGCGCAGCGCCGTGACCGACACCGGCAAGGGCGGCCGCATCCTCCTGGTCGACGACCGCCGGTCCTCCTACGAACGCCTGGCGACGATCCTTGCGGCCGAGCACACCATCGACGTCGAGCCGAACCCCACGGAGGCGCTGTTCCACGCCGCCGAGGGCAATTACGACCTCCTGATCGTCTCGCTCGACCTCAACAATTTCGACGGCCTCCGCCTGTGCAGCCAGGCGCGTTCGCTGGAGCGCACGCGCCACGTGCCGATCCTGGCGATCGCGGATCCCGAGAACTCGACGCGGCTGCTGCGCGGCCTCGAGATCGGAGTCAACGACTACCTGCTGCGGCCCATCGACAGGATCGAGCTGTTGGCGCGCGCCCGCACCCAGATCCGCCGCCGCCGCTACACCGATCATTTGCGCGACAACGTGCAGAACTCGATCGAGATGGCGATCACCGACGCGCTCACTGGCCTGCACAATCGCCGCTACATGGAGAGCCATCTGGCGACGCTGGCCGAGCAGGCCGCAACGCGCGGCAAGCCCCTGGCGCTGATGATCCTGGACATCGACTTCTTCAAGTCGATCAACGACAATTACGGCCATGACGCCGGCGACGACGTGCTGCGCGAATTCGCCGTGCGGGTGCGCAAGTCGATCCGCGGCATCGATCTGGCCTGCCGCTACGGCGGCGAGGAGTTCGTCATCGTGATGCCGGAGACCGATCTCCACGTCGCCGGCATGGTCGCCGAGCGCCTGCGCCGCTCGATCGCGGGCGAGGCGTTCGCGATCCACAAGGGTGCCAAGCGCATCGAGGTCACGATCTCGATCGGCCTGACCACGCTGGAGAGAAAGGGCGAGGCGGTCGCCGACGTGCTCAAGCGCGCCGATACCGCGCTCTATCGCGCCAAGCACGACGGCCGCAACCGCGTGGTGTCGCAGGCGGCGTGA